Genomic segment of Acinetobacter larvae:
CCGATTAAACTTGATCAGGACAATGCGCAGCAAAATTCTCAACTGAGTTTTCAAATGCGTTATTCCATTCCATTGTTTAGTTATGGTGCGGGTTTGGGCAGCGGTTTAACCGAAAAAAGCAGCAAAGAAAATAGTCAGCATGCATTCGCCAAACCGATTTTAAGCTACCGTTTACTGGATGACCGAGATGGGCAAAGTGAACTGTTGATTGAAAATAATGGGGCTAAATTTGCACGCATTACCGCATTGAAGTTTGAGCGAGATCAAGCTGCTACAGCATTGGAGGGCTTGTCTTTGGGTTATATTCTGCCGCATAGCAGCATGAAATTTACCATTCCCTCGAAATACTTACAACAAATCAGACAAGCAAAGCAGTTATATGCTGTAGATACCTCAGGTGCATCCGCAGTCACCATTGATTTGACCCCCGCCGGAAAATAAAAATGTTACGCTCTTATTTTATGTGGCAGCAGCTGCGATGCTGTTGCCTCGGCTTACTCTGCGCTGTTACTGGGCTGACAGCAGTGGTTTATGCGGGTGAATTACCGCCACCACCGCGCAGCGAAGCCGATTTAAATCAAATTTTTAAACTATATTTAAGCTTGGTTGTAAATGACACAGCAACGCAAAAAATTATTCCTGTCATCGTTAAAGGTGATGATTTTTATATTGAGAAAAAAGCCTTACAGCAGTTGGGTATACAGTTTGATGCTACGGCATTGCTCCCTAGCACAGGGTCTAACTCCACAGTAGAGTCAGTCAATGAGGTTGACGGTTTAAGTTATCAGGATATCTTACTTTTGGGGTTGAGCAATCAGGTTGAAGATTGGTTGAATCTGAAAAAGATGCCTGAGCTGAAAATGGATTATGCTGCGAGCCAACAAAGTTTGTTGCTTGAACTTCCCGCCGCATGGCTGCCAACACAAATGTTAGGACGTGATTCCTGGTACCAAGCTGAGCAAGCACAGTCTAGTTTTGGTCTGCTCAATAACTATGATTTTTATATGACCCGTGATGAGAATGATCGCTATAACAGCAATGTGTTATTGGAACAACGGCTGTTTTCTAAATTTGGTATTGTGAAAAATACGGGTTTATACACGCATAACCAGCAGCAATATAGTATAGATGGACAGAAACTGCAGCAAGACAATGGTTATCGCCGCTATGACACCTATTGGCAATATGATCATCAACCTTCCGCGACCTCATGGTTGATCGGCGATGTGATCTCTGCCAGTAAAAATAGCTGGGGATCGGCTATTCGTTTGGGGGGAATACAGATCCGTCGTGATTATGGTACGCGCCCAGATTTAATCACTTATCCTTTGCCGCAGTTTACAGGACAAGCCAGTTTACCCAGTAGTGTAGACCTGATTATTAATGGTCAAACGGCTCAGCAAAGCCATGTTCAGTCTGGTCCTTTTGTGATTAATAGTCTGCCCTTTGTGTCGGGGCGTGGCGATGCCGTGATTGTGACGACAGACCAATTAGGTCGCCAAGTCTCTACGACAGTACCTTTTTATGTATCCAATAACTTATTGAAAAAGGGTTTATTGGATTATGCATTTAGTGCTGGGAAGCTCAGAGAAAATTATGCACGACGTGATTTTGATTATGGACAATTTGTAAGTTCATTTGATGCACGTTATGGCTTAAATAACTTTTGGACCCTAGAAGGGCGAGCAGAATATTCTCGTGATATTCAAGTGGCTGGTTTGGGGTCAATGTTGCGTTTATGGAATTATGGGATATTGAGCGCAGCATATAGTCTGAGTCATGTTGATGACAAGGTGCGGCATGACGAGGTTGCAGCACAAGGTCACCAATATACTGTGGCCTATCAATACAATCGCAATCGTTTTGGTTTTAGTTTTGCGCATCGCCATCGCAATGAAAATTTTAGTGATTTATCTGGCTTAGGATATAACGATCTCATCTCCGTCAACAGTCAGGATACCTATACTGCACAGAGCTATGTCTCGACGAATCGTTCTGGGACCTTTGGGCTGGGGTATATTCAAACAGCTGTCAGTGATTATAAAAATAAATTACTCAATATGTCTTGGGCGCCGCTTCTCCCTAGCGCATTGCAAGGGTTGATGGTTTCTGTGAGTGCTGGTCATGATTTGATGACCCATCAGTGGAGTGCCGCCATTCAACTTTCGATCCCGCTCTTTAAACAGAATAGTAATTTAAGTTCTGGTTATTATAAAGATTATTCTACGCGTTCTGGCTATATCAACTATAACCGTAACGTACCCTCTGGTGGTGGCTTTGGTTTTGAAATCAGTCGACGCTTCAACCATGAGCAAGATGATTTAAACCAAGCACGTATACGCTATCGTAACGCATATTTTAACAGTGACTTTGGTCTCTCAGGCATTGATCAGGATTATCGTTATTGGTTGGGCTTGTCTGGTGGTCTCTTGTTGAGTAAACAGGGCTTATTTGCCGCAAATCAATTGGGTGAATCATTTAGTTTGGTCGATACCCATGGCGTTGCCGATGTCCCCGTTTATTATGAGAATAGTTATATTGGTCGTAGTAATCGCCGTGGTTATGTTTTTGTACCCTCTGTAACCCCCTACTATAGTGCCAAGTATCGTATCGACCCCTTAGATCTCAATTCTAATTTTAATGCCGCACGTACCGAGCAACGCGTGGTCGCACAACGTGGTTCAGGCATTGTGGTGGATTTTCCTATTCATCATTCTCTATCTGCCAATGTTTATTTACAGGATCAAGCTGGGCAACCGATCGCCATAGGTGCATTGGTGCATCGTGCTGCACAGGAATCACGGTATGTCGGTATGGATGGCATCGTTTATTTAGAAGATTTACAACATCATAACGCCATTAGCGTACAACAGCCTCAGGGTGAAATTTGTCACGCAAGTTTTGATATCGATGTGCAGCAAGCTGCGCAAGAGATTGTTGTGGTGAAAGGTGTCTTGTGCCGTAAGGAGCAGCCATGAAGAATATATATTGCATAATTGGGCTATGCGGTACTGCAGTATTGCCGCTGAGTGCTTGGGCTGAATGTAAGCAAAGTCAAAGTGATACTGTAGTTCTGGAAGCTACACCATCGATTAAGCTCCATGATGAAGGGCTGGCAGATGCGCCATTTAACTCCGGTTTGTCCTGTACGGGATTGGGTGCTTTAAATGATATCCATATAAAATATGAAGTGCATGATATGCCTTTGCGTTTGTGGGATGAGAGCATCGCGGCATCTATGAAGATCGATATTCTGGATATCAAAAAAAATCCGGTCCAGTTTTTTAGTGGTGTTGTGCTCAGTGAATATGGTTGGATTAACCTGTTTACTGGACCGAATAACTCCGTGAAATTCTTTGTCAATGTGCCAGCAGGGCAGTCGATTCGCCCGGGCAACTATGTCGCGTCATCTCCTTTTCGTGTGCAGTGGTATTATTCGGTACCAGCATTCGCCGCGGCTGGGCTGGGGTTTTTTCATGAAAGTCCGGGTTTTAAACGTGGTGCATTCAATATTGTGAAGGATTGGGGCTCGGGTGTGGAGTCAACGGTGAATATCAAGATCACAGTGACGAAAGATTGTCGCATTGTGAGCAATGACGTGAATTTTGGTACAGCACCTTTTGCCCATATGCTACAACCGGTGAAAAGCTCTGTGGGCGTGCGTTGTTCTAGCAGTACGCCCTATAGTGTGGGCTTGAGCGATGGTCAAAATTACAAGAATAATCGCCGTAATATGCGTAGTGGTTCGAATTATATGGGCTATGAACTTTATAAGGGCAACACTACAGCACGTTGGGGCAGTGCTGGTCAGGAAAGATGGCTTAGTCAAGATGCCAGTGCCAATGCTGCGATTTATGATGGTTTGGCACAACAGCGTTATGACTTTGTGGCTAAGATTTTGGAAGGGGATAACAGTCAACTCCCTGCCGGTGACTATAACGATAATATTAGCATTGAAGTAAAATTTTAACGTGCAATGTTAAATAGAAGTGCCGTGCAGTCTTGCAGTATAAGTGATTTGAAGCCGTCATTTATACTGCTTTTTTCTATACTGTTTTTTGCCAAGTCCTTTTGCTGCAAGAATTTAATTTTGTTCGGAAGAATGGTCCATGTGCGCTTGTCTTGATGCTGGATCTTCGTTGTTCTCGCCTGTAGCGGAATGCGCTGCGGTAAAGCTGGAGTTAGCAGAGAAATCTTGAAATTGCTTTTCTATCTGTGCGGCATATTGCTGCAAAGTTTGAACTAGTTTTTCAATATTTAAATACTCAAAACGGTTCTTACTGGCGACCACAGTTAAGGCCAAAGGCGCATCTTTGTTGGAAAAATGAATGGGGACAGCAAGTCCGTACACATTGGGGTCAATCTCACCACGTGATAATACATAAGCTTGTTTTTTAATTTTTTTCAATTGCTGCACAAAGTGCTGCTCATCTTCGGCAAAGCCTAATTCTTGTAATTGTTGGGCATAACGTTGGTAATAGTCCACAATTTTGCTTTTATGCAAATGCGCCATAATCATTTTTGGTGAAGCCCCCATATAGACGGGGCGTGGGCAGCCGCGACCATAGGAAAATAAACGCACGTTATTTAAAACTTCATGATGTATGTCGAGGCAATAATCCCGATTGAGAAAAGTCAGTAAACAACATAATTCAGTGCGCTCGGCAATCTCTTTCATAAAAGGCGCACTGATTTCTACCATCGGGTCGGTGGTACGTGAAATATAATCTAATACAGCGATTTTAGGTCCGAGTACATAATCACCCGATGTACCACCAATACGCTGTAATAAATCGGCAGCGACCAGTTCTTTGAGATAGCGATAACTGGTTGGCCGAGAGAGACCTAACTCTTCAGCGATAATATCCACATGAATGACCGGTCTTGAGGTGGAATATAAATTAAGAACGGTAAGGATTTTACCAAAACTAGAAAGCGCCATAGATGATCAATCTCTAAATATGCGGTATAGAATGATAAGAGAAGCTTCTTTCGCTGATCTAAATGTATGTGCATTGCATGCACAGATGCAAAGCGACTTCAGCAATCTTATCTTAAAATAAAGTGCTGAGATATGGCAGTATTGGCTAAAAGAGAAAATATCTCAAAATAATAGACGTATTATCAAAATAAGATATTAACTATTGACTATATGCTTTTATTTTGAAAAAATCATCAAGCAAATATCTATATATGACTTTAGTGTTTGTTGGTTGTGCAAAATATTTAGGCTGATACTTATATTTTGACATCGAACAATCATCACGACTGCATAGCATTTCATCAAGCCAGATTATGACCATGCCTCATTGTTATTGAGGAGGTGGTGTAATAGCGATCATGAAATCTATGACAAACTTTTGAATTTTATATCTTTTTAATGGTTGCTATTGATTCTGTTATCAGTAGGGCTTTGTTGTTGCCGTTTTTGCAAAATGCGCACAATCAATCATGTGTGGCTTGGCACATCGCTTTGTGGCTCGGCATAAAGATTGCCAGATCGACCAACCATTCAAGATAAGTCGATATCTGCTGACATGTAGTCAGTTGGTGCTGAGGTATCCAGCAAGTGAATCGCGCTGTTTCCAAAGCGGGATGAAGAGGTGAGAGAAGGTGACGCAGGATTTGAGCTGTCGCAATGTAAGAGGTGCATTTATAAGGTATCGTGGCTGGAGCAATGACATTGTTTAAGCATCTGCTCAATTTTAGACCGTCAACGATGGCTTTAATCTTTGCTGCTAAAACTTTTTTGGCTGGCATGTTGGCATTATTCGCCTCTTTTGAATTGGATTTAATCAATCCAATGTGGTCCATTGGTACGGTATTAATTATTGCCAGCCCTTATTCGGGGATGGTGTCCTCAAAATGTGTTTATCGTTTAATCGGGACCTTGGCGGGTGCGATTGTGGCGATTGTATTAACCCCACATTTTATTAATACCCCTTGGCTTTTTAATATTATTTTGTCCTTGTGGGTTGGCTTTGCGTTATACGTGTCTTTATTAGATCGTACACCACGTAGTTATGTGTTTATGTTGGCTGGTTATTCTACGGCTATGATTGTCTATAACGCAGTAACTTTTATCGATCAATATAGTATTTTTGATTTGGCTTTGGCTCGGGTGCTTGAGATTTCGATTGGTGTGATTGCTTCAGCCGTGGTCTCGGCCACTATTTTTCCTGTACATATCGGGAGTGCCATTCGCCTGCGTGTGACCAAAGCATTGGGTGATATCGAGCGTTTATTTGCCAATGTGTTGCAAGACAGTGCCGCGTTAGCGCAACATGCGAAGGAAAAACCCGCGCAGATTCTGGCACAAATTACCCGCGATACCACCGAGATTCATGCTTTGGCGGTGCATTTGAGTTATGAGAAAGGCGATCTCAAAGGCATGACCAAACCCTTGCAAGAGATGTTGCATCAGATTTCCATGGTGGTGGCCAATTTGGTTGCGATGTTCGAAAGGGTACAGCAATTGCAACAGGGCGATAGCCAACCCTATGCCACCGCTTTAACACAGATTTGTCAGCAGGTTCTAAGCTTTTTAAAAGCACCAGCACTTTTGCACAATGATGATATCTTGGCGTTACCAGAAAATTATAATGAACAATTTCAACAATTAATTGCTACAGCACCGGCTGAAGATCAGGTGTTATTGGCTGCCATCCAAATGGATGTGCGGCATTTTATGAGTAATGTGTTGGCGGTTAAAGTGATCTGGCAGCATATTCAGGCTGGGGATAAAAACATTCCTACGCAAATTACCCCGCTGACAACGCACTATCCGAGTTTACACCGCGATCATGGGGTGGCGATTCGTGGGGGAATTAGTGCGGTGATGACGACTTTTATTGTGACTGCGATCTGGATTTTATCGGGTTGGAAAACCGGTTATATGATGGCGCAAATGGGGGCAATCACCGCGTGTATTTTAACTGCTTTAGATAATCCAGTCCCCGTCCTAAAGATCTTTTTATGGGGCAGTATTGTGTCTGGTATTTTGGTCTTTATTTATGCCTTTGGGGTATTTCCACACATTACGGCATTTTGGCAGCTGGCTTTGGTGTTATTGCCATTGGTTTTGATTTCGGTGTCGATGATGACCGATCAAATGCTTATGCCGATAGGCATGGTATTGGGTATTAATACCATGATGGGGCTAAATTTACATAATAGTTATCGCATGGATGCCGTGACTTATTTAGATACCACCATGGCTATGTTGGTTGGGGTGATGGTGTCTTTGATTGTTATTGACTTGGTCCGTGCGATGTCACCCGATCAGAGTGCAAGGCGAATCTTGGCATTGCATTATCGTGCTTTACGTCAGGCTTTGGGACTGAGTTATGGT
This window contains:
- a CDS encoding fimbrial biogenesis chaperone; protein product: MLNQFLNLNLNLKQNFHRLFILAAISLLCTLLSSQLLYAQATFLIWPIYPKIENDEKATAVWLENTGDRDALVQIRVFAWQQQDYDDSYQQQSDIISSPPVAKIKAGERSMLRITRTKPVQDQTENAYRIIVDELPIKLDQDNAQQNSQLSFQMRYSIPLFSYGAGLGSGLTEKSSKENSQHAFAKPILSYRLLDDRDGQSELLIENNGAKFARITALKFERDQAATALEGLSLGYILPHSSMKFTIPSKYLQQIRQAKQLYAVDTSGASAVTIDLTPAGK
- a CDS encoding fimbria/pilus outer membrane usher protein, which gives rise to MLRSYFMWQQLRCCCLGLLCAVTGLTAVVYAGELPPPPRSEADLNQIFKLYLSLVVNDTATQKIIPVIVKGDDFYIEKKALQQLGIQFDATALLPSTGSNSTVESVNEVDGLSYQDILLLGLSNQVEDWLNLKKMPELKMDYAASQQSLLLELPAAWLPTQMLGRDSWYQAEQAQSSFGLLNNYDFYMTRDENDRYNSNVLLEQRLFSKFGIVKNTGLYTHNQQQYSIDGQKLQQDNGYRRYDTYWQYDHQPSATSWLIGDVISASKNSWGSAIRLGGIQIRRDYGTRPDLITYPLPQFTGQASLPSSVDLIINGQTAQQSHVQSGPFVINSLPFVSGRGDAVIVTTDQLGRQVSTTVPFYVSNNLLKKGLLDYAFSAGKLRENYARRDFDYGQFVSSFDARYGLNNFWTLEGRAEYSRDIQVAGLGSMLRLWNYGILSAAYSLSHVDDKVRHDEVAAQGHQYTVAYQYNRNRFGFSFAHRHRNENFSDLSGLGYNDLISVNSQDTYTAQSYVSTNRSGTFGLGYIQTAVSDYKNKLLNMSWAPLLPSALQGLMVSVSAGHDLMTHQWSAAIQLSIPLFKQNSNLSSGYYKDYSTRSGYINYNRNVPSGGGFGFEISRRFNHEQDDLNQARIRYRNAYFNSDFGLSGIDQDYRYWLGLSGGLLLSKQGLFAANQLGESFSLVDTHGVADVPVYYENSYIGRSNRRGYVFVPSVTPYYSAKYRIDPLDLNSNFNAARTEQRVVAQRGSGIVVDFPIHHSLSANVYLQDQAGQPIAIGALVHRAAQESRYVGMDGIVYLEDLQHHNAISVQQPQGEICHASFDIDVQQAAQEIVVVKGVLCRKEQP
- a CDS encoding Csu type fimbrial protein; its protein translation is MKNIYCIIGLCGTAVLPLSAWAECKQSQSDTVVLEATPSIKLHDEGLADAPFNSGLSCTGLGALNDIHIKYEVHDMPLRLWDESIAASMKIDILDIKKNPVQFFSGVVLSEYGWINLFTGPNNSVKFFVNVPAGQSIRPGNYVASSPFRVQWYYSVPAFAAAGLGFFHESPGFKRGAFNIVKDWGSGVESTVNIKITVTKDCRIVSNDVNFGTAPFAHMLQPVKSSVGVRCSSSTPYSVGLSDGQNYKNNRRNMRSGSNYMGYELYKGNTTARWGSAGQERWLSQDASANAAIYDGLAQQRYDFVAKILEGDNSQLPAGDYNDNISIEVKF
- a CDS encoding IclR family transcriptional regulator produces the protein MALSSFGKILTVLNLYSTSRPVIHVDIIAEELGLSRPTSYRYLKELVAADLLQRIGGTSGDYVLGPKIAVLDYISRTTDPMVEISAPFMKEIAERTELCCLLTFLNRDYCLDIHHEVLNNVRLFSYGRGCPRPVYMGASPKMIMAHLHKSKIVDYYQRYAQQLQELGFAEDEQHFVQQLKKIKKQAYVLSRGEIDPNVYGLAVPIHFSNKDAPLALTVVASKNRFEYLNIEKLVQTLQQYAAQIEKQFQDFSANSSFTAAHSATGENNEDPASRQAHMDHSSEQN